GATCGTAAAAAAGCAAGGGAGAATTTGACTATTCTGTAGAGAGGAGGTTTTCTCATTATGAAAAAGCATCTTACCGGTTTGATCAAAAAGTTTGGAGACCATTATGTATCCCTATGTCTGGAATTAAATGTTTCAAGTCAAGGAGAAAGTATTGAAGAGGCAAAGCGTATGCTTGAGGAGGCATGTGAGGAGTATCTCTCTTATATGAATGATGAGGGGTTACAAGATCAGATGAAATCAGTCCCATTAGAGATATTACATGAATTTCTTGTAGAAGATGTAGATGTAATTCGTCCTTCACAAGACTGGACTTATTCTGAAAGTTTGTCCTTTGAGGTCTTAGCAAATGCCTAATGTAATACCAAAATGAAAATGTCCTAATCTGGCAAAATGAAAATGTCCTGTTTAAGGATGTAAAATATCCCTCAAAAAAGGAGGGAGAAATGGAAGAAAAGGACATTTTCGAAATGAGCAAAAAAGAGTGGGCAAGATT
The bacterium DNA segment above includes these coding regions:
- a CDS encoding type II toxin-antitoxin system HicB family antitoxin, which codes for MKKHLTGLIKKFGDHYVSLCLELNVSSQGESIEEAKRMLEEACEEYLSYMNDEGLQDQMKSVPLEILHEFLVEDVDVIRPSQDWTYSESLSFEVLANA